GTCACTTGCAGCGCTTCCAGCAATTTATCAAAACTGATATTCTTCATGCAGTACGAGTCTGCACCTGCTGCGAATGCCGCCAGCACTGCTTCTTCGTCATCTTGCAAGGTCAACACCAATACTTTCGTGTTAGCTGGGTCTTCCAATGCCGCCTGCGCTTCTTTGAACGTTCTTGTTAATTCAATCCCGTCCATATCTGGCAGACCAATATCGACAATGGCGACATCTGGCTTGGTCGCTTCCAGTAACTTCAGACCTTCGGCGGCATTTGCTGCCTCGCCGACAAATTCTATTTCCCCACGCTGTTGCAGCGCTGTTCGTATCCCGACCCTGGTTAGGTCGTGGTCTTCAATTAAAGCTACGCGAATTTGGCTCATCTTTTACTTCCACACTTTCCAATTCTATGACTTTCTTAAAATAATTGAGTTTATAAACATTTTGCAGCAGTCAATTAAAGTGCATCCCTTCAGTGTTCTGATAATTTATTCCCTCCCAAGCAAATTTCAGCACTCTTGTTTACTAAGGGTAGTCTAGGTAAACATTACACTACATTAATGTCAAGGGCAGCGTTTGTTTCTGGTGACAGTTTAGGGACTGGTTAATTGTAGTACAAACCTGTGAGCGATCGCGCCCTTTAAACCACCACTGCTCTTGATTTTGTCAAGACCCTATACTCAAACACGGAACACAGCCAAAGCACACCACGCGATCGCAGCCAGAGATATACGTTGCTGGAAATCGCTGGATGTTATCGGCTATAATTCTCCACATTGCTTGAGTCGGTGCCATTAGAACAATCACGGTTTTCAACTAGCGCTGGTATGAGTATACCGGGTTGGCAGCCTTAGAATCACCCTTTTTGCGGATTTCTTAAAATCTCGATCTTCAAGAGGGATTGGGGATTAGGGCAAAGCAAATACAGCGCTGCCTCATGGACATGGTATAGTCTGCCTAATGCCTATTAGGGTTTGACTTGTTGGAACAGGGGTGGTTCTATATTAATCCCTATCAGGGATTGAAATAAAAGCACAAAACAAGAAGTTCGTAATGACCGCCTCTGGAACTCAACAACTGCGTCTTCTCTGGTCAGACTTACCCGTGCGTCGGCGGGGTGCGCTGATTATTGCCATTCCCATTTTGTGTCTTTTAACTTCAGTAGTAGCGTTTGCGGCACTTCAACGCAGTAACGCAGTGGCGCAACAGTATGTAGACCATACTCAAAAGGTGCTTTTGTATGCCAATCGCTTGCTCACAGCTTTAGTGAATGCCGAAACTGGAGTTCGGGGTTATGCTCTAACGAATCGCCCTGAATATCTGCAACCCTATGATGCTGGGATGGCTAGCATTCCTCACACTATCGAGGAACTGAGTCAGCTAGTCAAAAATAAACCAGAACAGGAACAACGAGTCCGAGAGATTCAATCGCTTTCCCAGCGAAAAATCGACATTATGAACCAAAATGTGGCTAGGTTAAGAGCCATCCAACAAGGAGCCACTGACACCTTCAGATTGGATGCTCAAGACAAAATCACTATGGATGCCATTCGTCGGCAAATTACTGATTTTTCTAGGGAAGAGGAGATACTGCTTTCTCAGCGCAAACAGGAATTAAACCAGCAGCAGGTAATTACCATAGGCGTACTAGGCACTACGGTAATACTTGGGGTGGTAGGCTCGCTGGCAGCTGTGTATCTGTTTGACCAGTTAGACCGGGAACTCGCAGAACGGCAAACTGGCTTGCGCGAAAGTAACATTCGCATCCAAGCAATTTTGGATAATGTGGTTGATGG
This genomic window from Funiculus sociatus GB2-C1 contains:
- a CDS encoding response regulator transcription factor, producing MSQIRVALIEDHDLTRVGIRTALQQRGEIEFVGEAANAAEGLKLLEATKPDVAIVDIGLPDMDGIELTRTFKEAQAALEDPANTKVLVLTLQDDEEAVLAAFAAGADSYCMKNISFDKLLEALQVTHEGNGWIDPAIARIVLRQTRASQAGGDLAPASKTVIIHATEPEYSQLIEAYPLTERELEVLQLIVEGCSNAAIAEKLYITVGTVKTHVRNILNKLCADDRTQAAVRALRSGLVG